cccctcccctcagcacctgtatatatgtatatatgtttgtacggatttattactctttatttattttatttgtacatatttattctatttattttattttgtcaatatgttttgttctctgtctcccccttctagactgtgagcccactgttgggtagggactgtctctctatgctgccgccttggacttcccaaacgcttaatacagtgctctgcacacagtaagctctcaataaatatgtggctcagtggaaagagcacaggcttgggagtcagcagtcatgggttcaaatcaatcaatcaatcaatcatcaatcaatcgtatttattgagcgtttactgtgtgcagagcactggactaagcgcttgggaagtacaagctggcaacatctagagacagtccctacccaacagtgggctcacagtctagaagggggagacagacaccaaaaccaaacattctaacaaaataaaaataaatagaatagatatgtacaagtaaaataaatagagtaataaataggcacaaacatatatacacaacagtGGCATCTGAGCCGTTTtcccgcgctctttcccctaggccgtgccAATCGTCAACCTTCcgtgagatatgtacaagtaaaataaataaatagagcaataaataggtacaaacatatatacacaacagcGGCATCTGAGCCGTTTtcccgcgctctttcccctaggccgtgccAATCGTCAACCTTCTGtgagatacgtacaagtaaaataaataaataaatatagagtaataaataggtacaaacatatatacacaacagcGGCACCTGAGCCGTTTtcccgcgctctttcccctaggccgtgccAATCGTCAACCTTCcgtgagatatgtacaagtaaaataaataaataaatagagcaataaataggtacaaacatatatacacaacagcGGCATATGAGCCGTTTtcccgcgctctttcccctaggccgtgccAATCGTCAACCTTCcgtgagatatgtacaagtaaaataaataaataaatagactaataaataggtacaaacatatatacacaacagcGGCATCTGAGCCGTTTTccccgcgctctttcccctaggccgtgccAATCGTCAACCTTCcgtgagatatgtacaagtaaaataaataaataaatagactaataaataggtacaaacatatatacacaacagcGGCATCTGAGCCGTTTTccccgcgctctttcccctaggccgtgccAGTCGTCAACCTTCcgtgagatatgtacaagtaaaataaataaataaatagactaataaataggtacaaacatatatacacaacagcGGCATCTGAGCCGTTTTccccgcgctctttcccctaggccgtgccAGTCGTCAACCTTCcgtgagatatgtacaagtaaaataactaaatcatcatcaacatcaatcgtatttattgagcgcttactgtgtgcagagcactgtactaagtgcttgggaagtacaaattggcaacaaatagataggtaataaataatattataatatatattataaaatatatgataataataataataaataatagagtaataaataggtacaaacatatatacacaacagcGGCATCTGAGCTGTTTtcccgcgctctttcccctaggccgtgccAGTTGTCAACCTTCCGtgagctatgtacaagtaaaataaatagataaatagagtaataaataggtacaaacatatatgcacagcAGCAGCATCTGGGCCGTTTTCCtgcactctttcccctaggccgtgccAATCGTCAACCTTCcgtgagatatgtacaagtaaaataaatagatagagtaataaataggtacaaacatatatacacaacagcGGCATCTGAGCCGTTTtcccgcgctctttcccctaggccgtgccAATCGTCAGCCTTCcgtgagatatgtacaagtaaaataactaaatcatcatcaacatcaatcgtatttattgagcgcttactgtgtgcagagcactgtactaagcgcttgggaagtacaaattggcaacaaataggtaataaataatattatatatattataatatacaatataatgataataataaataatagagtaataaataggtacaaacatatatacacaacagcGGCATCTGAGCCGTTTTCCCGCGCTCTTTCCCGTAGGCCGTGCCAATCGTCAACCTTCcgtgagatatgtacaagtaaaataaatagataaatagagtaataaataggtacaaacatatatacacaacggCGGCATCTGAGCCGTTTtcccgcgctctttcccctaggccgtgccAATCGTCAGCCTTCCGtgagatatgtacgagtaaaataactaaatcatcatcaacatcaatcgtatttattgagcgcttactgtgtgcagagcactgtactaagcgcttgggaagtacaaattggcaacaaataggtaataaataatattataatatatattataatatacaatataatgataataataaataatagagtaataaataggtacaaacatatatacacaacagcGGCATCTGAGCCGTTTTCCCGCGCTCTTTCCCGTAGGCCGTGCCAATCGTCAACCTTCcgtgagatatgtacaagtaaaataaatagataaatagagtaataaataggtacaaacatacatacacaacGGCGGCATCTGAGCCGTTTtcccgcgctctttcccctaggccgtgccAATCGTCAGCCTTCCGtgagatatgtacgagtaaaataactaaatcatcatcaacatcaatcgtatttattgagcgcttactgtgtgcagagcactgtactaagtgcttgggaagtacaaattggcaacaaataaataggtaataaataatattataatatatattgtaatatataatataataataatagagtaataaataggtacaaacatatatacacaatggcAGCATCTGAGCCGTTTtcccgcgctctttcccctaggccgtgccAATCGTCAACCTTCCGTGAGATGCCCTAAGCCCCGTGGCGGCCGGTGAGGTGAGGGTGCCCCCGTCCCCACCGgccccccaccttcagtccctctCGCCCGTTGGGCGGGCGGCGGGCCCGGGCTCGGAGCGGGCCTCATGGCGTCGGGCCGGATCGAAGTGGAGTGCAAGTTCGTGCCAGGGCCGGGCACCGAGGAGCGGCTGCGGGGCCTGGGCGGCACGTTGGCGCGGCGGACCTCCTTCAGCGACAGCTACTACGACACCGCCGAGCTGGCCCTGATGCGGGCCGACCACTGGCTGCGGCGGAGGGAGGGCAGCGGCTGGGAGCTCAAGTgccccgggccgggggccgccCCGGGCCCCCACACCCGCTACGACGAGCTGACGGCCGAGCCCGCCATCGCGGCCCGCCTGGGCCGGGTGCTGGGGGCCGGGCCTCGGGGGGCCGACCGCGTGGACGGCCTGCTGGGGCCCCTCGGCCTGCACGAGGTGGCCACTTTTGCCACCCAGAGGAGCTCCTGGAAGCTGAGgccggccgaggaggaggaggacgaggacgaggaggaggccgGCGGGCTGCTGACGGTGGATCTGGACCGGGCCGACTTCGGCTACGCCGTGGGGGAAGTGGAGGCCCTGGTGCGGGAGGAGGCCCAGGTGCCGGGCGCCTTGGAGAGGATCCGTCACTTCAGGCGCCTGCTTGgtaagaggggagagggcagcgccgagaagcagcgtggctcactggaaataataataataataataacgatgacatttattaagcgcttactatgtgcaaagcactgttctaagcgctggggaggttacagagtgatcaggttgtccctcggagggctcacagtcttaatccccattttctagatgcactgttctaagcgctggggaggttacaaagtgatcgggttgtccctcggagggctcacagtcttaatccccatttcctaggtgcactgttctaagcgctggggaggttacagagtgatcgggttgtccctcggagggctcacagtcttaatccccattttccagatgaggtaactgaagcacagagaagtgaagtgacttgcccaaagtcacccagcagacagttggcggagccgggattcgaacccatgacctctgactccaaagcccgggctctttccactgagccacgctgctccagagcccggacgtcatgggttcaaatcccggctccaatcagtcaatcaatcgtctttattgagtgcttactgtgtgcagagcactggactaagcccttggggagggcaagttggcaacatgtagagatggtccctacccaacagtgggctcacaactgtcagctgtgtgactactttaggcaagtcacttcacttctctgggcctcagttccctcatctgtaaaacggggattgcaactgtgagccccaccatgggacaacctgataataataatgatggcatttattaagcgcttactatgtgcgaagcactgttctaagcgctggggaggttacaaggtgatcaggtggtcccacggggggctcacagtcttaatccccattttacagatgaggtaactgaggcacagagaagttaagtgacttgcccaaagtcacacagcagacaattggcggagcagggatttgaacctgcgactttttacttcaaagcccatgctctttccactgagtcacgctgatcaccttgtaccctgcccagtgattagaacagtgctttgcacatagtaagcgcttaacaaataccatcagtattattattattattattattaagccaccccCGGGCCCTCAGAAGTttgacctttcctctcccttgGCGTCTccgggggtggattcattcagtcgtctttaatgagcgcttactatgtgcagagcgctggactaagcgcttgggaagtacaagttggcaacatagacggtccctgtcaaatggggatgaagactgtgagccccacctggggcaacctgatctcccccagcgcttagaacagtgcttggcacatagtaagcgctcaacaaataccaacagtattatcattatcaggccGGTTGATGGTGGCCGGGAATGGttggagtcagtcagtcctatttattgagcgcttactacgtgcagagcactgtactgacttacaatataacagagccccCAAGGAGCGTCTCTGCCCTTGACAGctgtgctcagagaagcagcatggctcagtggaaagagcccgggctttggagtcagtggtcatgggttcaaatccccgccctgccaattgtcagctgcgtgactttgggcaagtcacttcacttctctggccctcagttccctcatctggaaaatggggattaagaccgtgagtccccggtgggacaaccatgtaacctccccagcgcttagaacagtgctttgcagcacctgtatatatgcatatatgtttgtacgtatttattactctattttatttgtacatatctattccatttattttattttgtatgttctgttttgtcctctgtctcccccttctagactgtgagcccgctgttgggtagggacccgtctctagatgttgccaacttggacttcccaagcgcttagtccagtgctctgcgcgctcaataaatacgattgatgctcgatttgcacgtagtaagcgcttaataaatgccattagcagtagtaagcgctcaataaatacgattgattgattgatagcagagtgctctgcacaaagtaagcgcttaatatagacaATCGATTGACTGACCGCCCCTCGCTCGTTGCTGTGCCCACAGGTGTGCCCGAGGTGGAACGCCCCCCTGCCAAGCTCCTGGTCTACCTGCAGCGCTTCCGACCTCAGGACTACCAGAGGCTCCTGGCCGCGGCCACCGGACAGCAGTGGGGGACGGTGGCGGCCCCCGAGGAAGGGCGTCCAACCGTGTGACAGGTGACTCGGGGGGCCGTGGGACCCTCCCGGGCCCCCTCGCCCCGGcccgcctcttctccctctccagcctcgCGCCCGGGCCCTCCGCCTCTCATCCGTCAGATGCAATCTGCGGgccgcccctctcccccggccgCTAAGCAGCCTCCATTGATTTCCGCTCGTGTTTATAGGATTTCCACTTAGCCGTGATCAGTAGTTAAGCGCAGGAAAATCCCTCGCCGtccccccagccccgctcccCCCGAACCGGGTCGATGCCATCGATTCCGCCGGCGGCTCCTAACCGCCTCACGGCTGAAGCGGAGGAGGGCAGGCGggtgggagcggggagaggcCGAGTGCAGCAGGGATTCCCCCGTCCCGGACTCCGACCGTAGTCTTCCCCAACCCGGGCTGccgaagggaggagagagagggtccGGGAAAGGAAAGAGCCGAAGGCCGGAGCGCGTGAAGGGGATAGAGAGAGAGCGCGCTGTGGGGTGGACAGAGAAccgtgaggggagagagaaaacggTGAGAGGAAGCCTCAGACCAGGCCTAAACTGCTAGAGAAGCCGCCCGGCTCAgtggaagcgcttagtccagtgctctgcatacagtaagcgctcaataaatacgactgattgattggaaagaccccagagtcagaggtcacgggttctaatgccggctccgccacttatcggctgtgcgaatttgggcaaatcactccacttctctgggcctcagttccctcatctgaagactgtgagccccacgggggacaacctgattgccctgtatctaccccagcgcttagagcagtgcccggcacgtagtaagcgcttaacaaaaaccatcattatcccTTTTTAGGGGGAAAGAAGGAGCGGGCCCCAACTCGGAGAAGGCCCCTTCCCTTTGGCGCCTCGGCCCTCTGTCTCTGGTCCCCTGCGGGAATCCGGGCCCTGGCGCAGACACTGCCTCTGTCTGAGTTTATTGGGGTCGTTCCCAGCCGGGAAccgtgaggggagagagaaaatggtgaGAGGAAGCCTCAGACCAGGCCTaaactgctagagaagcagcatggctcagtggaaagagcccagagtcacaggtcacgggttctaatcccggctaaccagttccctcatctgaagatgaagactgcgatccccacgcgggacaacctgattaccctgtatctaccccagcgcttagagcagtgcccagagcgcttaacgaatatcatcatcgttagagaagcagcgtggctcagtggaaagagcccgggctttggagtcaggggtcatgggttcgaatcccggctctgccaattgtcaactgtgtgactttgggcacgtcacttaacttctctgtgcctcagttccctcatctgtaaaatggggattaagaccgtgagcgcccccatgggacaacttgatctccttgtagcctccccagcacttagaacagtgctttgcacagagtaagcgcttaataaatgccatcattattattcttattcttcttttcTTATcttttcttattcttattctattcttttagactgtgagcccactggtgggtagggactgtctctatatgttgccagtttgtacttcccaagcgcttagtccagtgctctgcaaacagtaagcgctcaataaatgcgattgatgatgattcttttagactgtgagcccactcttttagactgcgagcccactgttgggtagggaccgtctctatatgttgccaacttggacttcccaagcgcttagtccagtgctctgcacacagtaagcgctcaataaatacgattgatgatgatgatgatgatgatgatttattgagcgcttactgtgtgcagagcgctggactaaacacttgggaagtactcaatcgtatttattgagcgcttactgtgtgcagagcactggactaagcgcttgggaagtactcaatcgtatttatttatttatttattttacttgtacatatctattctatttattttattttgttagtatgtttggttttgttctctgtctcccccttttagactgtgagcccactgttgggtagggactgtctctagatgttgccgatttgtacttcccaagcgcttagtccagtgctctgcacacagcaagcgctcaataaatacgattgatgatgatgatgatgatccgccaagccgctctcttcctcccttccaagccctcccgagagctcacctcctccaggaggccttcccacactgagccccctttttcctctccttcaccctccctccttcccctccccacagcacctggataggtGTTAAtatggatttattttacttgtccgtatttactgttctatttattttgttaatgataggcatttagctttaattctgtttattctgatgccttgacacttgcccacctgttttgttttgttgtgagcccgctgttgggtagggaccggctctctaggtggccgacttgtacttcccaagcgcttagtccagtgctctgcacacagtaagcgctcagtaaatacgattgaatgaatgaatgaatggagggggacagGCCAGAGGGACACACTGGTCACTGCCCTCCCCCGTCGTGGCTCTGCGGCTTTTGTCCGGCGGCAGGGCCCTGAAGCCACCCTTGGGATGGCGGCACGGGGCATCggaagggcagagaggggcaCGAGAAGGGGGCAAGgctgaggatggagggcagggcgataataataataattattgtggtatctgtaaagtgcttactatattccaggcactgtactaagcgctggagttggggaagcagcgtggctcagtggaaagagcccgggctttggagtcagaggtcaggggttcaaatcctggctccgccacttgtcagctgggtgactctgggcaagtcacttcacttctctgggcctcagttccctcatctggaaaatggggattaagactgtgagccccccttgggaccacctgatcaccttgtaacctccccagcgcttagaacagggctttgcacatagtaagcgcttaataaatgccattattattattatacacacagatcggattggaaacagtccctgtcccacgtggagctcccagtctccatccccattttacagatgagggaactgaggcccagagaagtgaagcgacttcccccaggtcatccagcagacaagtggtggagctgggattagaacccatggccttctaagagaagcagcgtggctcagtggaaagagcccgggcttgggagtcagaggtcgtgggttctaatcctggctccgccacttgtcagctgtgcgactttgggcaagtcacttcgcttctctgggcctcagttccctcatctggaaaatggggatgaagactgggggccctatgtgggacaacctgatcaccttgtatctaccccagtgcttaaaacagtgcttggcacatagtaagtgcttaatataataccaacattattattattattattactcccaggcccgtgctctatccactatgctgtgctgcttctcaagggcacagggaggggaagggcaggagggggaggaggaggaggaagacgagggggaggaggatgaagaagacgagggggaggaggaggaggaggaagggaaggaggaggaggaaggggaggaggaggaggaggaaggggaggaggatgaggaggacgaagaagatggggaggaggaggaaggggaggaggaggaggaagatggggaggaggaggaaggggaggaggaggaaggggaggaggaggaggaaggggaggaggagaaggaggaagaggaggaggacgaggaggatgaagaagatggggaggaggaggaagaggaggaaggggaggaggatgaagaagatggggaagaggaaggggaggaggatgaagaagatggggaggaggaggaggaagaagacggggaggagggggaggaagatgaggaggaaggggaagaggaggaggaggaaggggaagaggaggaggaagaggaggaggacgaagaagatggggaagaggaggaaggggaggaggatgaagaagatggggaggaggaggaagaggaggaaggggaggaggatgaagaagatggggatgagaaggaaggggaggaggaggaggaggaggaagaagagggggaggaagatgagggggaggaaggggtggaggaggaggaaggggtggaggaggagaaggaggaaggggaggaggaggaagaagaggaggggagggggagggagaagaggaggaggaggaagaagaaggaagaggaggaaggggaggaggtggaggaggaaggggaggaggaggaagaagagaaggaagaggaggaaggggaggaggaggaggaggaaggggaggaggaggaggaaggggaggaggaggaggaaggggaggaggaggaaaaggaggaggaagaaggggaggaggaggggggaggggaggaggggggaggggaggaaggggaggaggagggaggaggagagggaggaggaggagggggaggagggggatgaggagggaggagggaggagggggaggaggaggattctgCCCAGAGCAGCAGTCCTGCTGCCCGGGCTTCCACTGCCCTCTGGTGGCCGAGAGCAGGCACACACACAAGTTCCCCTCACACACAGGGGAAAACCTGGAgggggtgagaataataataataataatattggtatttgttaagcgcttactatgtgccaagcactgtcctaagcgctgggggagatacaaagtagtcaggttgtcccacgtggggctcacagtcttcatccccattttccagatgagggaactgaggcccagagaagtgaagtgtcttgcccaaagtcacccggctgacaaggggcggagccgggattggaacccacgacctgtgattcccaagcccgggctctttccgctaagccgcgctgcttctggtGGGATGGCCGGATGTGGGGACGTGtctggaggtggtgggggggggtcgTTGTGCGGGGGCCTCGAGGGGTACCTGGGAGATGTCCGCGGCCAGGGCGCCGTAGAGGCAGCGCACAGAGTAGGCGTGCAGCTCCTCGGCTCCCCCGATCAGCTGGGTCAGGTTGGCCACCGCGTCATCTCGCACGTAGGCACCCGCCTGGGGAGAGAAGgtgccccttcaatcaatcaatcaatcaatcgtgtttattgagtgcttactgtgtgcagagcactctactgagcgcttgggaaatacaagttggcaacatatagagacggtccctccccaacagtgggctcacagtcttaaaaacaGCGGCCCGCCCCCGGGTCATCCTCGCCCAACCTTCCCTCTTCTCACCGTGGTCAGCACCCGCATGACGGTGTCCATGTGCCAGCGCTTGGACGGGGCGAACCCGGACGGGAGAGGCCGACGGGATCTCGGGGCCCGCGGGGTGCCCCGGGGCCGCCCCTCGCCCACCCCCTCACCTCTCGGCGGCCAGCAGGATGCCGGAGGCGCAGTCGGCCCGCAGGTCAGCGGGGCAGGGCTCCAGGAAGGCCTGCAGCTCCCGGGTGGCGGCCCGCACGTTGGAGCCGTTCACCAGGGCCAGGCTCAGCTCCAGCGCCCGGCTGGGGAGGGGACAGCGTTGCCCGGGGGGCTCCCGTGCCACCCCTCCCGCCCCATGACCGTCCGGGGGGCTCACCGGCTCAGGGAGGCGTCCGGTTCCCGCAGACACTCCACCACCGTGGGTCGGTGCCGTTGCACGGCGCCGACGGCACCAGCCGCAGCAGCGAGGTCGGCGCCACGTACCTGCGGAGGGGCGTGAGGGCGTCTCTGTGTGCCACATGGCGCGGGGGGCCCCGCTCCTCTCGGACCTAGGCCCGGGAGGGCGAGGGAGAGCTTAGGGGCCGGGAGCCCTACCTGATGTTCTTGTCTTTGTTGAGCAGGAAGCGGCCCAGGATGTTGACGGCGAGAACCTGcggggacggaagccagtttgGGAGTCCCCGCTAAACCGGGGGGCcggaggagctggggagaggcGGCTGCGGGACGTAGGAGGCCGTCCTGGAAGCGGGGGGTcccggggatggggggaggcCGGA
Above is a window of Tachyglossus aculeatus isolate mTacAcu1 chromosome 12 unlocalized genomic scaffold, mTacAcu1.pri SUPER_6_unloc_1, whole genome shotgun sequence DNA encoding:
- the THTPA gene encoding thiamine-triphosphatase, whose protein sequence is MASGRIEVECKFVPGPGTEERLRGLGGTLARRTSFSDSYYDTAELALMRADHWLRRREGSGWELKCPGPGAAPGPHTRYDELTAEPAIAARLGRVLGAGPRGADRVDGLLGPLGLHEVATFATQRSSWKLRPAEEEEDEDEEEAGGLLTVDLDRADFGYAVGEVEALVREEAQVPGALERIRHFRRLLGVPEVERPPAKLLVYLQRFRPQDYQRLLAAATGQQWGTVAAPEEGRPTV